AGAATTTCTGACCAAGTCGATAGATATGATCAACGTTAAGAAGCTTAAAACTTTCTTTTGGTTCCAAAGCACAATTAAGTTTAAGAAGTTCAACTGCCTCATCCTTGAATATATTATTAAGCTCTTCAACTTGAAAATCAATTGCAGCTGTCAATACATCAAATCGATAGTGGTGCTCAACTGTTATTGAATCATTATGTTGACAAGAACGAGCTGTACCGGATTTATAACGAGCTTCCATGTGAGGTATCTCAATGTCATACTTGACACAAACTTCTTTCACATGACTAAGTAGGAGATCAAATCCTTCTTCTCTCAAAGTACGAAGCAAAGTTTTAGTCGTTGAAACATAATCCATTGCACTTAAAATATCTAGAGATTTCTCTTGCAATGATCGATAAATCAGATTTGTTATCCCCATTATATTATGCATCAAGTgtaatatgaatatgaaatcAAAATCCTTCATCGCAATCAATACACCACTAGCTTCACCACGAATGGAATTAGAAGCTCCATCATTCACCATATTTTTTCTAACACGGTAATCACAGAGCTATACAAATCAATCATG
The Primulina eburnea isolate SZY01 unplaced genomic scaffold, ASM2296580v1 ctg1431, whole genome shotgun sequence genome window above contains:
- the LOC140820775 gene encoding uncharacterized protein, yielding MVNDGASNSIRGEASGVLIAMKDFDFIFILHLMHNIMGITNLIYRSLQEKSLDILSAMDYVSTTKTLLRTLREEGFDLLLSHVKEVCVKYDIEIPHMEARYKSGTARSCQHNDSITVEHHYRFDVLTAAIDFQVEELNNIFKDEAVELLKLNCALEPKESFKLLNVDHIYRLGQKFYYLDFDSQYLHHLRMQLDHYKLDVAGHERFQNLSTISELCRRLFETNKSGTYDLIVIRLVLTLPVSTSTMERAFSATKLVKTALRNKMEAEFFGDSMIQEVSRFSILIAVVATIAGAGAEFFCVYVRA